Genomic window (Canis lupus dingo isolate Sandy chromosome 6, ASM325472v2, whole genome shotgun sequence):
GTTTTTTGCTAACTCTTTCTGagctttgccttttttccccttagggTAACTGAGACTCACCAGTTGGCAGaactgaatgagaagaaaaatgagcGACTCCGTGCTGCCTTTGGCATCAGTGATTCGTATGTGGATGGCAGCTCTTTTGATCCTCAACGTCGTGCTCGAGAAGCTAAACAACCAGCTCCAGAACCTCCCAAACCTTATAGGTACTCAAAGCCAAGGAACCCACATCAGCTGCTTTTCTTGATTCtaagctttgttttttgtttctgtggggGTTtctttgttgggttttgtttttgtttttttaatcaagctgttcagattttgttgttttgaagCTAAAATGTCTAAGATATGTCTTAGTCTTTATTCTACTACTCTTTATCTTTCTCCAGCCTTGTCCGGGAATCCAGCAGTTCTCGCTCACCAACcccaaagcaaaagaagaaaaaaaagaagaaagatagagGACGGTAAGTTAGTTGGAAAGTTACTCAATAGCTATTGaacaaattctgtttttctttctggaaataagGAGTTCTTGCTTTTAGGAAGGAGGTAAGAATTGTCAGATAAGGAAGAGGGAGTtactgttctttatttatttttaagattttatttattcatgagagagagacagagacacaggcagagggagaagcgggctccctgcaaggaccctgatgtgggactctatcctggaccccgggatcatgccctgagccaaaggctgagccaaccaggcgtcctgGGAGTTACAATTCAGATTTCAGTTGGAGGAAGAATATGTATGTTTCTTGAGTGGGAAAGGGTTGATTTCTGTAGTTTTGCCAACTGAGAACTAGCTAGCAATATCttaaattggattttctttttctttcttttttttttaaaataattattatttattcatgagaaacacacacggggggggggggggggcagagagacaggcagagggagaagcaggctccatgcaaggagcctgatgtgggactcgatcccaggtctccaggatcacaccctgggctgcaggcggcgctaaaccgctgcgccaccggggctgcccgattttctttttcatttgagatTTATTGCTTCAGAGCAGAGGTACTTAAACTTCTTGGAGAATAAATAAGTGCTGGGCTTAGGTGTAAGACCATGGTGctgttagtttttctttattattatttagaagcCTTTGTGGGGATGGGTTGTAAGTCATGGAAGGAGCAAAGCAGGATGACTGTTTTTGAACCCATGTTTAGCAGGTCAGAGAGCAGCTCTCCtcgaagagaaaggaagaagagctcTAAGAAGAAGAAGCACAGGTATGAGATGGGAGTATGTGGGGTGATAGGAGAGGCTTGATTGTTCCAGGCGTAGGTGTTggttcatgttcttttttttttttcccctcccctcctccgtcCCAACAGGTCAGAGTCTGAATCCAAAAAACGAAAGCATAGGTAAGCGCTTTTTGGGGCATAAGGGGCATAGTGGCACATGGAAAGGTGAGCCAGTTTGGCCTTACCTGTTCTCTAGAGAGCTTCTTGCAGTATAGCTCAATTTCTCGATCTTGGACTGTTAATAATTTcctgattcttttcatttcatttttggttttatgaacttttaaaatgattatttttaataatcttttatttgGCAGGTCTCCCACTCCAAAGAGCAAACGTAAATCTAAGGACAAGAAGCGGAAGCGGTAAGTGAATTTGTGTTGATTTAAGGGTAATTTGCTTAGGAAGTAGGTGAAGGCTACAGAGTGGGGGATGAGGAGAGTTAGTTATGTTCTTGACTAATGGTAAAGGGTTGAGAGATGGATGAGGAGAATTCAGTACAAGTGAGACAGCACTCTGAGTTGTGGCTTTTCTTCAGGTCTCGAAGTACAACACCAGCCCCCAAGAGCCGCCGGGCCCACCGTTCAACGTCTGCTGACTCTGCTTCCTCTTCCGATACTTCTCGCAGTCGGTAAGGGGTGgtccaggaggaagggagggagagggacttGTGGGTTaatcaatttaatatttattgagcgcccACGGTGTGCTAGGCGCTGCACAGACCATTCGGAAGACACGGTCCCTGCCCTCTAGGAGCTGACAGGCTAAAGCAACAGGATGGACAGACATATacatttccccttctctttttttttttgtttttgtttttgtttattttgttattttttttttgttttgttctgatgtATATGGACTGCCAGAATAGGGGGGGTGGTGGTTTGTTCGTGGTGTCTGGGGGAGGAAGGAATCCTTACCCTGGCTTCCTTAATcggggaaggcttcctgaaggaggtgggCTCAGAGGTGAGTTGTGAATGAAGTGGGTAGGGAATGGGCAGGGTGGAGGGTTTGGGGAGGTTGAGGGAGGTGAAtaaaggggtagagggagaacaTTTCTGGGAACTGTGTTGGGAAGAAAAGGACCAAAGTGAATTGGACTTGAATTTCCATATGAGTGAGTTGAGTCTTGTGTGTAAGAGAAGGCTTTTTGGAAGAGGGTTTGTACAGTCAGTAAAGGTGGTTGGGAGTTGGGGAGGGGGTTCTCTGTTCTTCCCTGAGctgatttccttcctcttccctgccctcAATTACCTTCCTCAGGTCTCGAAGTACGGCAGCAAAAACCCATACAACTGCCTTGACTGGGCGAAGTCCTTCCCCCGTTTCAGGGCGTCGAGGGGAGGGAGATGCGCCTTCTAAAGAACCAGGTACCACTAACACAGGGCAGCCTAGCAGCCCAGAGCCATCTACAAAGCAGCCTAGCAGTCCTcatgaaaaagataaagagaaggaggTATGTTTCTGAGTTAATGGATGTTTATTGGGTTGCAGGGTTAGGATGGAtgtttaaagagaaggaaagaagtgaaTTTGGTTCTTTTTGATCAAGTTCTCTTTTGTATTTACAAATTCTTCAGAATTCTGGTTTTCAGACTGCTGGCTATTGATAGGTTTTATGTCATTGTCCTTTAATGTGTTTATATACAGTCTgggtaaaagtttattttttctaaattatgtttagCTTTACTATCTGTGATATCTaggcttttttatttccttaaatgctCGTTTCCAACCCACTGGGTTGCTGCCTGCAATTTGAACACGCTACTATACCTGTGCTTTAAGTATGTGTCGTTTTATGGGTATTCTGATTGAGCCTTATTCACAATGTTTTCTTACTTCATAAATTCCATAAATAGTTTTTTGCTAAATTCTtagctctttgttctttttttcacgTCATCAAGTTTTCTAACTACAGGATGGATCACTTCAaaaacttaatgtttttttttatatttaaagctcTTATAACTATACCAACTGTAGTCTTATTTACATAAGTCATGTCCTCGAacctttgcctttgttttttatttcagtattctTTTTCAAGGGTGAAGTTAGATGCCTCCCACTTTAAGGGAAATTGCTTTGCTTCTCAATTTAATAAAAGTGCCTTTTTTTTATGTTGCCATGGCACTTTGTTACGGTTGTTAGAAAATGTCATATGTTAGTTTACATTGTGTTTTTTCTAGATAATAAGACTTTTAAAGTGATAGCCTGtccatattttcatgttttccccACTGTCTTTTTATACGGTCTTTCGTTAATGAATGACTGCCTGTGGTGAGAAAAGGACCAGTTGGTGTGATGGGGTGTGTAAGAGGAAAATTTCATTGGAAAGGGTGTTTGGGGTCTTTTAGGTAATAGGAAGTTCTGGTGCTTATGTTCCTATCCATACTTTCTTTTCCACTCTTAGAAATCTGGAATTCGACCTAGCCCCTCTCCGGAAAGGAGCAGCACAGGCCCAGAACCACCTGCTCCCACTCCGCTCCTTGCTGAGCAACATGGCGGCTCCCCACAACCCCTTGCAACAGCCACCTTAAGTCAGGAGCCAGTGAACCCCCCATCTGAGGGTTCCCCAACCAGGGGCCGTTCACTACCTAAGTCTCCTGAGAAACCTCCCCAGTCTTCTTCAGAGAGCTGCCCACCATCCCCTCAACCTACCAAAGTTTCTCGACATGCCAGCTCTTCCCCTGAAAGTCCTAAACCTGCACCGGCTCCTGGGTCCCGCCGAGAGATTTCTTCTTCTCCCGCATCCAAGAGTCGCTCACATGGCCGGGGAAAGCGGGATAAGTCACATTCTCATACCCCTTCTCGAAGAGTGGGGAGGTCCCGTAGCCCTACTGCTACCAAGAGGGGGCGATCTCGGTCTCGAACCCCTACCAAAAGGGGTCATTCTCGGTCCCGGTCCCCTCAGTGGCGTAGGTCCCGGTCTGCACAGAGGTGGGGACGTTCCAGAAGTCCCCAGCGACGTGGCCGCTCTAGGTCTCCTCAGAGACCAGGCTGGTCTAGAAGCAGAAATACCCAGAGAAGAGGCAGGTCTAGATCAGCAAGGCGAGGCAGGTCACACTCTAGATCCCCAGCCACTAGGGGCAGATCACGTTCTAGAACACCAGCCCGTCGGGCCAGGTCTCGCTCTAGAACACCTGCCAGGCGGAGGTCACGATCCAGGACACCTGCCAGACGTAGGTCACGCTCTAGAACACCAGCCCGGCGGGGCAGGTCTCGCTCTAGAACACCTGCTAGGCGCAGATCTAGGACCCGGTCGCCAGTACGACGGAGGTCTCGTAGCAGATCACCAGCCAGGAGAAGTGGCAGGTCACGCTCTAGAACCCCAGCCAGACGGGGTCGGTCACGCTCTAGAACCCCAGCCAGAAGAGGGAGATCTCGGTCTAGAACACCTGCAAGACGAGGACGATCTCGGTCTAGGACACCAGCAAGACGAGGACGATCTCGGTCTAGGACACCTGCAAGACGAAGATCTCGTAGTAGAAGTGTAGTTAGACGAGGAAGATCTCACTCTAGAACACCACAAAGAAGAGGCAGATCTGGTTCATCATCAGAACGGAAGAACAAATCCAGGACGTCACAGAGAAGGAGCAGGTCCAACTCAAGCCCAGAAATGAAAAAGTCTCGCATTTCTTCAAGGCGGAGTAGGTCTCTTTCTTCACCACGGTCCAAAGCAAAATCTCGCTTGTCTTTGAGGCGAAGCCTTTCAGGATCATCTCCATGTCctaaacaaaagtctaggacacCACCAAGGCGCAGTCGCTCTGGATCATCCCAACCAAAAGCTAAGTCCAGAACACCACCGAGGCGAAGTCGGTCTGGTTCTTCACCTCCTTCTAATCAGAAATCTAAGACACCATCAAGACAGAGTTGTTCCAGTTCATCTCCTCAACCTAAAGTGAAGTCTGGAACACCACCAAGGCAAGGGTCTGTAACAAGTCCCCAGGCAAATGAACAATCTGCAACACCACAAATACAGAGCCGTTCAGAATCATCAcctgaccctgagctgaaatctgcAACCCCTTCAAGACATAGCTGCTCCGGGTCCTCTCCTCCTAGAGTAAAATCTAGCACACCTCCGAGACGGAGCCGATCTGGGTCATCCTCTCCACAACCCAAAGTCAAGGCAATAACATCACCAGTCCAAAGCCATTCTGGCTCTTCTTCTCCTAGTCCTAGTAGGGTGACATCTAAAACACCGCCAAGGCAAAGCAGATCAGAGTCTCCTTGCTCCAAGATGGAATCTAGATTGTTGCAAAGACAGAGCCGTTCTAGGTCCTCCTCACCAGATACCAAAGTGAAACCTGGAACACCACCAAGACAAAGTCACTCAGGGTCTACTTCGCCATGCCCTAAAGTAAAGCCCCAAACTCCATCAGGGCACAGTCTTAGTGAATCAAAATCACCATGTTCCCAAGAGAAGTCTAAAGACTCACCAGCACAAAGTTCaggattcttctctctctgtccaggAATAAAGTCTAGCACACCACCAGGAGAGCTGTATTTTGCAGCCTCCTCTTTGCAACAGAAAGGACAATCTCAAACTTCACCAGATCCTAGATCTGATACTTCAAGCCCAGAAATGAAACAGAGTCATTCTGAGTCTCCATCTCTGCAGAGCAAATCTCAGACACCTCTTATGGGTGGCCGGTCCAGGTCCTCCTCTCCAATCACTGAGCTGGCACCCAAATCTCCAGCAAGACCAGAAAGAAGGGAATTGTCAAGTCCTAGGCTAAAATCTGGACTGTCTCCTGAGCAAAGCAAGTCCCAATCTGACTCTTCCCCATATCCTGCAATGGACTCTAAATCTTTTCTGGGGCAGAGTAGATTGGAGCCTTCTGAATTGAAAGAGAAATCAGTCTTACTCCTTCAGGAGGATTTTACTGCATCGTCTCCCATACCAAGAGACAAATTGAGTCCTCTTCCAGTGCAGGATAAGCCTGATTCCTCACCAGTACTCAGAGAAACACCTAAAACCCCGTCAAGGGAAAGAGGTGGTGTTGGATCATCTCCAGATACGAAAGACCAAAGTGCGTTAGCTAAGCCAAACCAAGATGAGGAATTAATGGAAGTGGTAGAGAAATCTGAAGAATCCTCAAACCAGGTTCTCTCCCATTTGTCTCCGGAACTTAAAGAAGTGGCTGGAAGTAACTTTGAATCATCACCTGAAATAGAAGAAAGACCCACTGTGTGTTTGAGTGTTGACCAAAGTCAGTCACAGACTTCTTTGGAAGCAGAAGTCCCTGCAGTGGCCTCAACTTGGAGTGGGCCACATTTTTCTCCAGAACATAAAGAACTGTCTAACTCTCCTCCACGGGAGAATAGCTTTGGGTCACCTTTAGAATTTAGAAACTCAGGCCCTGTTGCAGAAATGAATACTGGATTTTCTCCTGAAGTTAAAGAAGATTTGAATGGCTCTTTTCCTAATCAACTGGAGACAGATCCGTATATAGACCTGAAAGAACAATCAACAAGGTCCTCTAGACGTAGCAGTTCAGAGTTATCCCCAGATGCAGTAGAAAAAGCTGGAATGTCTTCAAATCAGAGTGTTTCTTCACCAGTACTTGATGCAGTACCTAGAACACCATCAAGGGAAAGAAGTAGCTCTGCATCTCCTGAGCTGAAAGATGGTTTACCCAGAACCCCTTCAAGGAGAAGTAGGTCTGGGTCTTCTCCAGGACTTAGAGATGGGTCTGGGACTCCCTCAAGACACAGCTTATCTGGGTCCTCTCCTGGAATGAAAGATATACCTAGAACACCATCCAGGGGGAGAAGTGAATGTGATTCTTCTCCAGAACCAAAAGCTTTGCCTCAGACTCCTAGACCAAGAAGTCGTTCACCATCATCCCCAGAGCTCAACAACAAGGGTCTTACCCcccagagagaaagaagtgggTCAGAATCTTCAGTTGAACAGAAGACTATGGCTAGGACTCCTCTTGGGCAGAGAAGTCGATCGGGATCTTCTCAAGAACTTGATGGGAAACCGAGTGCATCCCCTCAAGAGAGAAGTGAGTCAGACTCTTCTCCAGATTCTAAAGCTAAGACACGAGTACCGCTTAGAGAAAGGAGTCGCTCTGGATCATCTATAGAGGTCGAGAGCAAATCTCGACCTTCTCCTCGGCGCAGTAGATCTGGCTCATCTCCTGAAGTTAAAGATAAGCCAAGAGCAGCACCCAGGGCACAGAGTGGTTCTGATTCCTCTCCTGAACCCAAGGCTCCTGCCCTTCGAGCTCTTCCCAGACGAAGCAGATCGGGGTCATCAAGTAAAGGCAGAGGCCCTTCTCCTGAAGGAAGCAGCAGTTCAGAGTCCTCTCCAGAACACCCACCCAAATCTAGAACTGCTAGAAGAAGCTCTAGGTCATCACCAGAGCCCAAGACCAAATCCCGTACTCCACCTCGCCGTCGCAGTTCTCGATCATCTCCTGAGCTGACTAGGAAGGCCAGACTCTCTCGTAGAAGCCGCTCTGCATCATCCTCACCAGAGACCCGTTCTAGAACTCCACCAAGACGCAGAAGAAGTCCTTCAGTGTCTTCTCCAGAGCCAGCTGAAAAGTCCAGATCCTCTCGCCGTCGGCGCTCAGCTTCATCCCCACGTGCTAAGACAACTTCAAGGAGGGGCCGTTCTCCTTCACCAAAGCCTCGCGGGCTCCAGAGGTCCCGTTCCCGCTCAAGGAGGGAGAAAACCAGAACGACTCGACGTCGAGATAGGTCTGGATCTTCTCAGTCAACCTCTCGGAGAAGACAGCGGAGCCGGTCAAGGTCTCGGGTCACTCGGCGGCGGAGGGGAGGTTCTGGTTACCATTCAAGGTCTCCTGCCCGGCAGGAGAGTTCCCGAACTTCTTCCCGACGTCGAAGAGGTCGTTCTCGGACACCCCCAACCAGTCGGAAGCGGTCCCGCTCACGCACCTCACCAGCCCCGTGGAAACGGTCAAGGTCTCGGGCCTCTCCCGCCACTCACAGGCGATCCCGGTCCAGAACACCGCTGGTTAGCCGCCGTAGGTCTAGGTCTCGAACTTCACCAGTCAGTCGGAGACGATCAAGGTCCAGGACATCAGTGACTCGACGAAGATCTCGATCCAGAGCATCCCCAGTGAGTCGAAGGCGATCCAGGTCTAGAACACCACCAGTAACCCGCCGTCGTTCAAGGTCCAGAACACCAACACGCCGCCGCTCCCGTTCTAGAACTCCGCCAGTGACCCGAAGAAGGTCTAGATCTAGGACTCCACCAGTAACCAGGAGGCGATCTCGAAGCAGAACTTCTATCACTCGCAGAAGATCAAGATCCAGGACATCTCCAGTCACCCGTAGGAGATCTCGATCTCGCACATCTCCGGTAACTCGAAGGAGGTCCCGCTCTCGAACCTCTCCAGTCACACGCCGCCGATCACGGTCCCGAACACCTCCAGCTATTCGGCGCCGCTCCAGGTCTCGGACCCCACTGTTGCCACGCAAACGGTCTCGAAGTCGCTCTCCACTTGCTATCCGCCGCCGTTCTAGATCCCGTACTCCGCGAACAACTCGGGGCAAGCGGTCCTTAACAAGATCTCCTCCTGCCATCCGAAGGCGTTCTGCATCTGGAAGCAGTTCCGATCGCTCACGGTCTGCTAGTCCTCCAGCAACAAGGAATCATTCTGGTTCTCGGACACCTCCAGTAGCACTCAATAGCTCTAGAATGAGCTGCTTCAGTCGTCCTAGCATGTCACCAACACCTCTGGACCGCTGTAGATCACCTGGAATGCTCGAACCCCTTGGCAGTTCTAGAACACCCATGTCTGTCCTGCAGCAAGCTGGTGGCTCCATGATGGATGGTCCAGGTCCCCGAATTCCTGATCACCCAAGAACATCTGTGCCAGAAAATCATGCACAGTCAAGAATTGCACTTGCCCTGACAGCCATCAGTCTTGGCACTGCGCGGCCACCTCCATCCATGTCCGCTGCTGGCCTTGCTGCAAGAATGTCCCAAGTTCCAGCTCCAGTGCCTCTCATGAGTCTCAGAACGGCCCCAGCTGCCAGCCTTGCCAGCAGGATTCCTGCAGCCTCTGCAGCAGCCATGAACCTGGCCAGTGCCAGGACACCTGCCATACCAACAGCAGTGAACCTGGCTGATTCAAGAACACCAGCTGCTGCAGCAGCCATGAACTTGGCCAGCCCCAGAACAGCAGTGGCACCCTCTGCTGTGAACCTTGCTGACCCTCGCACCCCTACAGCTCCAGCTGTGAACCTAGCAGGAACCAGAACCCCAGCTGCTCTGGCAGCTTTGAGTCTCACCGGCTCTGGCACACCCCCAACTGCTGCAAACTATCCTTCCAGCTCCAGAACACCCCAGGCTGCAGCGCCTGCAAACCTGGTGGGTCCTAGATCTACACATGCCACAGCTCCTGTGAATATTGCCAGCTCAAGAACCCCTCCTGCCTTGGCACCTGCAAGCCTCACCAGTGCTAGAATGGCTCCAGCCTTGTCTGGCGCAAACCTTACCAGCCCCAGGGTGCCCCTCTCTGCTTATGAGCGCGTTAGTGGTAGAACCTCACCACCGCTTCTTGACCGAGCCAGATCCAGAACCCCACCAGGAGGGCCAGGTTCCAGAACCCCACCATCTGCCCTGAGCCAGTCTAGAATGACCTCTGAGCgggctccctctcctgcctctagAATGGTCCAGGCTTCCTCACAGTGTGTTCTTCCTCCAGCTCAGGATAGACCTAGGTCACCTGTGCCATCTGCTTTTTCTGACCAGTCCCGAGCTTTGCTTGCCCAGACCACTCCTGCAGCAGGGTCTCAGTCCCTTTCCTCTGGGACAGTGGCCAAGACCACGTCTTCTGCTGATGACCACAATGGCATGCtctctggccctgcccctggcATGTCCCATCCTGAGGGTGGGGAACCACCTGTCTCCACGGGGGCCCAGCAGTCTTCTGCATTGGCCGCCCTGCAGCCGGCAAAGGAGCGGCggagttcctcctcctcctcctcctccagctcctcttcCTCATCGTCGTCATCAtcgtcctcttcctcctcctcctcttccggTTCCAGTTCTAGCGACTCAGAGGGCTCTAGCCTTCCTACTCAACCTGAGGTAGCACTGAAGAGGTGAGAGGCTTGACTTTTAGAACTGTTTCTATGGGGCAGGTTTTGGGGATggttggtggtggggagggagaagccctGTCCAGAGGTTCTCTGCTCTTTGATGGAGGTATGGGGAGCTTGACCCTTAAGCTGGGGGTAGAAGAgaatgctggggtgggggcaacGGGGGGGGAGGAATGGGTCAGATAAAAGTCTCCTAAGGTTAATTCTCTAGAGGATAATGATGAGTTTTCCGTCTCTACAGAGGACAGAACTAGAGGAAATGGACTTAATTTTACAGCAGGAGGGATGGCAGTTAGACCTCAAGAGGAACTCCCTGGGCTGGAAGGATCTTCAGAGGTCATcccatccctctccctgcctccagg
Coding sequences:
- the SRRM2 gene encoding serine/arginine repetitive matrix protein 2 isoform X2, whose translation is MSIFLHVYLLVFGAVVPPPPPGHGAMYNGIGLPTPRGSGTNGYVQRNLSLVRGRRGERPDYKGEEELRRLEAALVKRPNPDILDHERKRRVELRCLELEEMMEEQGYEEQQIQEKVATFRLMLLEKDVNPGGKEETPGQRPAVTETHQLAELNEKKNERLRAAFGISDSYVDGSSFDPQRRAREAKQPAPEPPKPYSLVRESSSSRSPTPKQKKKKKKKDRGRRSESSSPRRERKKSSKKKKHRSESESKKRKHRSPTPKSKRKSKDKKRKRSRSTTPAPKSRRAHRSTSADSASSSDTSRSRSRSTAAKTHTTALTGRSPSPVSGRRGEGDAPSKEPGTTNTGQPSSPEPSTKQPSSPHEKDKEKEKSGIRPSPSPERSSTGPEPPAPTPLLAEQHGGSPQPLATATLSQEPVNPPSEGSPTRGRSLPKSPEKPPQSSSESCPPSPQPTKVSRHASSSPESPKPAPAPGSRREISSSPASKSRSHGRGKRDKSHSHTPSRRVGRSRSPTATKRGRSRSRTPTKRGHSRSRSPQWRRSRSAQRWGRSRSPQRRGRSRSPQRPGWSRSRNTQRRGRSRSARRGRSHSRSPATRGRSRSRTPARRARSRSRTPARRRSRSRTPARRRSRSRTPARRGRSRSRTPARRRSRTRSPVRRRSRSRSPARRSGRSRSRTPARRGRSRSRTPARRGRSRSRTPARRGRSRSRTPARRGRSRSRTPARRRSRSRSVVRRGRSHSRTPQRRGRSGSSSERKNKSRTSQRRSRSNSSPEMKKSRISSRRSRSLSSPRSKAKSRLSLRRSLSGSSPCPKQKSRTPPRRSRSGSSQPKAKSRTPPRRSRSGSSPPSNQKSKTPSRQSCSSSSPQPKVKSGTPPRQGSVTSPQANEQSATPQIQSRSESSPDPELKSATPSRHSCSGSSPPRVKSSTPPRRSRSGSSSPQPKVKAITSPVQSHSGSSSPSPSRVTSKTPPRQSRSESPCSKMESRLLQRQSRSRSSSPDTKVKPGTPPRQSHSGSTSPCPKVKPQTPSGHSLSESKSPCSQEKSKDSPAQSSGFFSLCPGIKSSTPPGELYFAASSLQQKGQSQTSPDPRSDTSSPEMKQSHSESPSLQSKSQTPLMGGRSRSSSPITELAPKSPARPERRELSSPRLKSGLSPEQSKSQSDSSPYPAMDSKSFLGQSRLEPSELKEKSVLLLQEDFTASSPIPRDKLSPLPVQDKPDSSPVLRETPKTPSRERGGVGSSPDTKDQSALAKPNQDEELMEVVEKSEESSNQVLSHLSPELKEVAGSNFESSPEIEERPTVCLSVDQSQSQTSLEAEVPAVASTWSGPHFSPEHKELSNSPPRENSFGSPLEFRNSGPVAEMNTGFSPEVKEDLNGSFPNQLETDPYIDLKEQSTRSSRRSSSELSPDAVEKAGMSSNQSVSSPVLDAVPRTPSRERSSSASPELKDGLPRTPSRRSRSGSSPGLRDGSGTPSRHSLSGSSPGMKDIPRTPSRGRSECDSSPEPKALPQTPRPRSRSPSSPELNNKGLTPQRERSGSESSVEQKTMARTPLGQRSRSGSSQELDGKPSASPQERSESDSSPDSKAKTRVPLRERSRSGSSIEVESKSRPSPRRSRSGSSPEVKDKPRAAPRAQSGSDSSPEPKAPALRALPRRSRSGSSSKGRGPSPEGSSSSESSPEHPPKSRTARRSSRSSPEPKTKSRTPPRRRSSRSSPELTRKARLSRRSRSASSSPETRSRTPPRRRRSPSVSSPEPAEKSRSSRRRRSASSPRAKTTSRRGRSPSPKPRGLQRSRSRSRREKTRTTRRRDRSGSSQSTSRRRQRSRSRSRVTRRRRGGSGYHSRSPARQESSRTSSRRRRGRSRTPPTSRKRSRSRTSPAPWKRSRSRASPATHRRSRSRTPLVSRRRSRSRTSPVSRRRSRSRTSVTRRRSRSRASPVSRRRSRSRTPPVTRRRSRSRTPTRRRSRSRTPPVTRRRSRSRTPPVTRRRSRSRTSITRRRSRSRTSPVTRRRSRSRTSPVTRRRSRSRTSPVTRRRSRSRTPPAIRRRSRSRTPLLPRKRSRSRSPLAIRRRSRSRTPRTTRGKRSLTRSPPAIRRRSASGSSSDRSRSASPPATRNHSGSRTPPVALNSSRMSCFSRPSMSPTPLDRCRSPGMLEPLGSSRTPMSVLQQAGGSMMDGPGPRIPDHPRTSVPENHAQSRIALALTAISLGTARPPPSMSAAGLAARMSQVPAPVPLMSLRTAPAASLASRIPAASAAAMNLASARTPAIPTAVNLADSRTPAAAAAMNLASPRTAVAPSAVNLADPRTPTAPAVNLAGTRTPAALAALSLTGSGTPPTAANYPSSSRTPQAAAPANLVGPRSTHATAPVNIASSRTPPALAPASLTSARMAPALSGANLTSPRVPLSAYERVSGRTSPPLLDRARSRTPPGGPGSRTPPSALSQSRMTSERAPSPASRMVQASSQCVLPPAQDRPRSPVPSAFSDQSRALLAQTTPAAGSQSLSSGTVAKTTSSADDHNGMLSGPAPGMSHPEGGEPPVSTGAQQSSALAALQPAKERRSSSSSSSSSSSSSSSSSSSSSSSSSSGSSSSDSEGSSLPTQPEVALKRVPSPTPAPKEAVREGRPQEPTPAKRKRRSSSSSSSSSSSSSSSSSSSSSSSSSSSSSSSSSSSSSTSSSPSPAKPGPQALPKPASPKKPPPGERRSRSPRKPIDSLRDSRSLSYSPAERRRPSPQPSPRDQQSSERGSRRGQRGDSRSPGHKRRKETPSPRPVRHRSSRSP